Proteins encoded within one genomic window of Mya arenaria isolate MELC-2E11 chromosome 13, ASM2691426v1:
- the LOC128215003 gene encoding uncharacterized protein LOC128215003 isoform X2, producing the protein MATLMEFILSVLLLSATVHSEEPAWYISGVNVAPGKPASQIPGTHGDIKASSAVNEDITELQHSVPCANLNFKRHGQYFFFWDAKLRGSYFISGIRIYHKDNGAREKLYGLTIVTFFQSWKTVFADNETHLSRCTEYHERKDKPLVCQDIIDVALEPPVQADFVRLRSKHNVTLCDVEIVAVACRHPFVPNGNTNATDKSFTGTNILLQCVSGYIASTSTSVCTSRGTWHPKLVCANGNTKRICADHQVLTRFNSSVCENGYELRDSAERTCLENGSWSGTTPNCEKIRCTNQTILKDLYQNTKELLFGDEFIAVYNSKQFYLVNGSSDVVCAANGSLRWAAQQPYLASICIAQKNGHFWAKTRDCLRDDKCEVGETITFECREDFQMMQINATCLSNYTWSSAPICTRTIIGGSAAVGVVGIPSVIAFLLFLYKRRLRKGKSKTLHEKPDEPMEDWRVYLETNETHKTDRKNGEDPELSSSDTYLTPVVTDNNYYENVFVYESIE; encoded by the exons ATGGCTACACTCATGGAATTCATTTTATCTGTTTTGCTCTTATCTGCGACTGTGCATTCGGAAGAACCAGCTTGGTATATTTCAG GTGTTAACGTTGCACCGGGAAAACCTGCAAGCCAAATTCCGGGTACACATGGGGATATAAAAGCATCATCTGCGGTTAATGAAGACATTACGGAACTCCAGCATAGTGTTCCATGCGCTAACTTAAACTTTAAGCGACATggtcaatatttctttttttgggACGCGAAACTCCGAGGCTCTTACTTTATATCAGGAATAAGGATATATCACAAAGACAACGGAG CTCGTGAAAAGCTGTACGGATTGACGATTGTGACCTTTTTTCAAAGTTGGAAAACTGTGTTTGCAGACAATGAAACGCACCTTTCGCGGTGCACAGAATATCATGAACGAAAGGACAAACCGCTGGTATGTCAAGATATAATAGATGTCGCACTGGAACCTCCTGTTCAAGCCGACTTTGTCAGACTGAGGTCGAAACATAACGTGACCCTCTGCGATGTAGAAATCGTAGCAG tCGCCTGCAGACACCCATTTGTTCCAAATGGTAACACGAATGCAACGGATAAATCCTTTACTGGAACAAACATACTCCTACAATGTGTTTCGGGTTATATTGCAAGCACATCGACCTCAGTATGCACTTCTCGGGGAACATGGCATCCTAAACTAGTATGTGCTAACGGGAATACTAAGAGAATATGCGCTGATCATCAAGTATTGACAAGGTTCAACTCATCAGTCTGTGAAAACGGTTACGAACTTCGTGATTCTGCTGAGCGGACGTGTCTTGAGAATGGGTCTTGGTCAGGCACTACAccgaattgtgaaaaaatccGGTGCACAAATCAAACCATTCTTAAAGATTTATATCAAAACACGAAAGAACTTTTATTTGGAGACGAATTTATTGCAGTATACAACAGCAAACAATTTTATCTGGTGAATGGTTCTTCGGACGTTGTATGTGCAGCCAACGGCAGCCTAAGATGGGCTGCACAGCAACCATACCTTG CTTCTATATGTATAGCGCAGAAAAACGGTCATTTTTGGGCAAAGACGAGAGATTGCCTCCGTGACGATAAGTGTGAGGTAGGAGAAACGATAACGTTTGAATGTAGAGAAGACTTTCAAATGATGCAAATAAATGCAACCTGCCTTTCGAATTACACATGGAGCTCTGCGCCCATTTGCACAC GAACTATAATTGGCGGCTCTGCAGCTGTTGGTGTAGTTGGAATCCCGAGTGTGATAGCTTTTCTGTTGTTTCTGTACAAAAG GAGGTTACGAAAAGGCAAATCGAAAACCCTACACGAAAAACCAGACGAACCAATGGAAGACTGGCGTGTTTATTTAGAAACCAATGAAACACACAAAACTGATcgaaaaaatg GTGAGGACCCTGAGCTGTCAAGTTCCGATACCTACCTAACGCCTGTGGTCACTGATAACAACTATTATGAGAATGTGTTTGTGTACGAGTCAATCGAGTGA
- the LOC128215479 gene encoding TRIO and F-actin-binding protein-like, producing MYVKLDTPMMEFATPNTSRAWYETPDTPWEVYETPDAPRAVYETPDTSWKVYETPDAPRAVYETLDTQRALYETPDTPGVVCETPDTPRAIYETPDTPRAVCETPDTPKTVYETLDTQRALCETRNTPRVMYETPDTLRRCTRHQPVYETPDTPRAVYETPGTPRTVYETPDTPRTVYETHNTPRTVYETHNTPRTVYETNNTPRTVYETHNTPRTSSVRDSRNIKDDVRDIRNTKGGVRNTRTPSTVYETQDTPRPVYETPDTLRAVYETAYTPKAVYETPDTPSAEYETPDTLRAVYDQNNI from the exons ATGTACGTGAAACTAGATACACCAATGATGGAGTTTGCGACACCAAATACATCAAGGGCGTGGTATGAGACACCAGATACACCATGGGAGGTGTACGAGACACCAGACGCACCAAGGGCGGTGTACGAGACACCAGATACATCATGGAAGGTGTACGAGACACCAGACGCACCAAGGGCGGTGTACGAGACACTAGATACACAAAGAGCGTTGTATGAGACACCAGATACACCAGGGGTTGTGTGCGAGACACCAGATACACCAAGGGCGATATACGAGACACCAGATACACCAAGGGCGGTGTGCGAGACACCAGATACACCAAAGACGGTGTACGAGACACTAGATACACAAAGGGCGTTGTGTGAGACAAGAAATACACCAAGGGTGATGTACGAGACACCAGATACATTAAGGCGATGTACGAGACACCAG CCGGTGTACGAGACACCAGATACACCAAGGGCGGTGTACGAGACACCAGGTACACCAAGGACGGTGTACGAGACACCAGATACACCAAGGACGGTGTACGAGACACATAATACACCAAGGACGGTGTACGAGACACATAATACACCAAGGACGGTGTACGAGACAAATAATACACCAAGGACGGTGTACGAGACACATAATACACCAAGGACG AGCAGTGTACGAGACAGCAGAAATATCAAGGACGATGTACGAGACATCAGAAACACCAAGGGCGGTGTACGGAACACCAGAACACCAAGTACGGTGTACGAGACACAAGATACACCACGGCCGGTGTACGAGACACCAGATACACTACGAGCGGTGTACGAGACAGCATATACACCAAAGGCGGTGTACGAGACACCAGATACACCAAGTGCGGAGTACGAGACACCAGATACACTACGAGCGGTGTACGACcagaacaatatttaa
- the LOC128215003 gene encoding uncharacterized protein LOC128215003 isoform X3 has product MATLMEFILSVLLLSATVHSEEPAWYISGVNVAPGKPASQIPGTHGDIKASSAVNEDITELQHSVPCANLNFKRHGQYFFFWDAKLRGSYFISGIRIYHKDNGAREKLYGLTIVTFFQSWKTVFADNETHLSRCTEYHERKDKPLVCQDIIDVALEPPVQADFVRLRSKHNVTLCDVEIVAVYNSKQFYLVNGSSDVVCAANGSLRWAAQQPYLASICIAQKNGHFWAKTRDCLRDDKCEVGETITFECREDFQMMQINATCLSNYTWSSAPICTPLSLLKSTGTIIGGSAAVGVVGIPSVIAFLLFLYKRRLRKGKSKTLHEKPDEPMEDWRVYLETNETHKTDRKNGEDPELSSSDTYLTPVVTDNNYYENVFVYESIE; this is encoded by the exons ATGGCTACACTCATGGAATTCATTTTATCTGTTTTGCTCTTATCTGCGACTGTGCATTCGGAAGAACCAGCTTGGTATATTTCAG GTGTTAACGTTGCACCGGGAAAACCTGCAAGCCAAATTCCGGGTACACATGGGGATATAAAAGCATCATCTGCGGTTAATGAAGACATTACGGAACTCCAGCATAGTGTTCCATGCGCTAACTTAAACTTTAAGCGACATggtcaatatttctttttttgggACGCGAAACTCCGAGGCTCTTACTTTATATCAGGAATAAGGATATATCACAAAGACAACGGAG CTCGTGAAAAGCTGTACGGATTGACGATTGTGACCTTTTTTCAAAGTTGGAAAACTGTGTTTGCAGACAATGAAACGCACCTTTCGCGGTGCACAGAATATCATGAACGAAAGGACAAACCGCTGGTATGTCAAGATATAATAGATGTCGCACTGGAACCTCCTGTTCAAGCCGACTTTGTCAGACTGAGGTCGAAACATAACGTGACCCTCTGCGATGTAGAAATCGTAGCAG TATACAACAGCAAACAATTTTATCTGGTGAATGGTTCTTCGGACGTTGTATGTGCAGCCAACGGCAGCCTAAGATGGGCTGCACAGCAACCATACCTTG CTTCTATATGTATAGCGCAGAAAAACGGTCATTTTTGGGCAAAGACGAGAGATTGCCTCCGTGACGATAAGTGTGAGGTAGGAGAAACGATAACGTTTGAATGTAGAGAAGACTTTCAAATGATGCAAATAAATGCAACCTGCCTTTCGAATTACACATGGAGCTCTGCGCCCATTTGCACAC CACTGTCTCTACTCAAATCAACAGGAACTATAATTGGCGGCTCTGCAGCTGTTGGTGTAGTTGGAATCCCGAGTGTGATAGCTTTTCTGTTGTTTCTGTACAAAAG GAGGTTACGAAAAGGCAAATCGAAAACCCTACACGAAAAACCAGACGAACCAATGGAAGACTGGCGTGTTTATTTAGAAACCAATGAAACACACAAAACTGATcgaaaaaatg GTGAGGACCCTGAGCTGTCAAGTTCCGATACCTACCTAACGCCTGTGGTCACTGATAACAACTATTATGAGAATGTGTTTGTGTACGAGTCAATCGAGTGA
- the LOC128215003 gene encoding complement component receptor 1-like protein isoform X1, whose amino-acid sequence MATLMEFILSVLLLSATVHSEEPAWYISGVNVAPGKPASQIPGTHGDIKASSAVNEDITELQHSVPCANLNFKRHGQYFFFWDAKLRGSYFISGIRIYHKDNGAREKLYGLTIVTFFQSWKTVFADNETHLSRCTEYHERKDKPLVCQDIIDVALEPPVQADFVRLRSKHNVTLCDVEIVAVACRHPFVPNGNTNATDKSFTGTNILLQCVSGYIASTSTSVCTSRGTWHPKLVCANGNTKRICADHQVLTRFNSSVCENGYELRDSAERTCLENGSWSGTTPNCEKIRCTNQTILKDLYQNTKELLFGDEFIAVYNSKQFYLVNGSSDVVCAANGSLRWAAQQPYLASICIAQKNGHFWAKTRDCLRDDKCEVGETITFECREDFQMMQINATCLSNYTWSSAPICTPLSLLKSTGTIIGGSAAVGVVGIPSVIAFLLFLYKRRLRKGKSKTLHEKPDEPMEDWRVYLETNETHKTDRKNGEDPELSSSDTYLTPVVTDNNYYENVFVYESIE is encoded by the exons ATGGCTACACTCATGGAATTCATTTTATCTGTTTTGCTCTTATCTGCGACTGTGCATTCGGAAGAACCAGCTTGGTATATTTCAG GTGTTAACGTTGCACCGGGAAAACCTGCAAGCCAAATTCCGGGTACACATGGGGATATAAAAGCATCATCTGCGGTTAATGAAGACATTACGGAACTCCAGCATAGTGTTCCATGCGCTAACTTAAACTTTAAGCGACATggtcaatatttctttttttgggACGCGAAACTCCGAGGCTCTTACTTTATATCAGGAATAAGGATATATCACAAAGACAACGGAG CTCGTGAAAAGCTGTACGGATTGACGATTGTGACCTTTTTTCAAAGTTGGAAAACTGTGTTTGCAGACAATGAAACGCACCTTTCGCGGTGCACAGAATATCATGAACGAAAGGACAAACCGCTGGTATGTCAAGATATAATAGATGTCGCACTGGAACCTCCTGTTCAAGCCGACTTTGTCAGACTGAGGTCGAAACATAACGTGACCCTCTGCGATGTAGAAATCGTAGCAG tCGCCTGCAGACACCCATTTGTTCCAAATGGTAACACGAATGCAACGGATAAATCCTTTACTGGAACAAACATACTCCTACAATGTGTTTCGGGTTATATTGCAAGCACATCGACCTCAGTATGCACTTCTCGGGGAACATGGCATCCTAAACTAGTATGTGCTAACGGGAATACTAAGAGAATATGCGCTGATCATCAAGTATTGACAAGGTTCAACTCATCAGTCTGTGAAAACGGTTACGAACTTCGTGATTCTGCTGAGCGGACGTGTCTTGAGAATGGGTCTTGGTCAGGCACTACAccgaattgtgaaaaaatccGGTGCACAAATCAAACCATTCTTAAAGATTTATATCAAAACACGAAAGAACTTTTATTTGGAGACGAATTTATTGCAGTATACAACAGCAAACAATTTTATCTGGTGAATGGTTCTTCGGACGTTGTATGTGCAGCCAACGGCAGCCTAAGATGGGCTGCACAGCAACCATACCTTG CTTCTATATGTATAGCGCAGAAAAACGGTCATTTTTGGGCAAAGACGAGAGATTGCCTCCGTGACGATAAGTGTGAGGTAGGAGAAACGATAACGTTTGAATGTAGAGAAGACTTTCAAATGATGCAAATAAATGCAACCTGCCTTTCGAATTACACATGGAGCTCTGCGCCCATTTGCACAC CACTGTCTCTACTCAAATCAACAGGAACTATAATTGGCGGCTCTGCAGCTGTTGGTGTAGTTGGAATCCCGAGTGTGATAGCTTTTCTGTTGTTTCTGTACAAAAG GAGGTTACGAAAAGGCAAATCGAAAACCCTACACGAAAAACCAGACGAACCAATGGAAGACTGGCGTGTTTATTTAGAAACCAATGAAACACACAAAACTGATcgaaaaaatg GTGAGGACCCTGAGCTGTCAAGTTCCGATACCTACCTAACGCCTGTGGTCACTGATAACAACTATTATGAGAATGTGTTTGTGTACGAGTCAATCGAGTGA